One genomic region from Pseudoduganella dura encodes:
- a CDS encoding putative quinol monooxygenase, which translates to MTQLLTVIATITAKPGAEAVVRQALEQVVPPSRAEAGCRRYELHVDNSAPEKFVMLEEWTGAAALAEHEATQHFLALAAAIGGQADVRIKKLTKLA; encoded by the coding sequence GTGACCCAACTCCTCACCGTCATCGCCACCATCACCGCCAAGCCGGGCGCCGAAGCCGTCGTGCGCCAGGCCCTCGAACAGGTCGTGCCGCCCAGCCGCGCCGAAGCGGGCTGCCGCCGCTACGAACTGCATGTCGACAACAGCGCTCCCGAGAAATTCGTGATGCTGGAAGAGTGGACCGGCGCCGCCGCGCTGGCCGAGCACGAAGCCACGCAGCACTTCCTGGCGCTGGCGGCGGCGATCGGCGGGCAGGCCGACGTGCGGATCAAGAAGCTGACGAAGCTGGCGTGA
- a CDS encoding penicillin-insensitive murein endopeptidase codes for MQFQPMDSRSYFMLPQAPEDAGYYVYGRLKGIPSKGASQYAYPSLMTAILRVEREWSHIDDRKFGIGDISLAGGIDHPDHGSHESGLDVDLRPIRKDGQHKPVSWHDNEYDFEATAKLIELFHAYANVKVLYFNDARIPFVVRWPHHDDHFHVTVWG; via the coding sequence ATGCAATTCCAACCCATGGATTCTCGCAGTTACTTCATGCTGCCGCAGGCCCCGGAAGACGCCGGCTATTACGTCTACGGCAGACTCAAGGGCATTCCAAGCAAAGGCGCCTCCCAATACGCCTATCCATCTTTGATGACTGCCATATTGCGCGTCGAAAGAGAGTGGAGCCATATCGACGACCGTAAATTCGGGATTGGAGACATCAGTCTGGCTGGTGGCATTGATCACCCCGATCATGGATCACATGAGAGCGGCCTCGACGTTGATCTACGCCCCATACGGAAAGATGGTCAACATAAGCCTGTCAGCTGGCACGACAATGAATATGACTTCGAGGCGACAGCGAAACTGATCGAACTATTCCACGCTTACGCGAATGTGAAAGTTCTGTACTTTAATGATGCAAGAATTCCCTTTGTTGTCCGGTGGCCGCATCATGACGATCACTTCCATGTGACTGTGTGGGGTTAA